One window of the Streptomyces sp. TS71-3 genome contains the following:
- a CDS encoding histidinol-phosphate transaminase, with translation MADSPRSLPTGPYDLSANENPFAPLPGVLETVREAASGVNRYPDPACTELRAALARGLRVPAERVAVGAGSVALIRDLLAEYAAGPDGEVVFAWRGYEGYRAAVRLVGAVPVPVPLRADRHDLAAMAGAVTERTRVVVVCNPNNPTGTVVGRKELDRFLDRLPGNVLAVVDEAYRDFAAGPDAPDAVGTAGHRPGVVVVRTFSKAYGLAGLRVGYAVAHEPVAAALRARALPYGVSAAAQQAAVASLGAREELDRRVAGLVRRRALLVDGLRALGLHVPESHTNFVWLGLGEHTGAFADACREAGVRVKAFPGEGARITVGEPEAVELVIAAASRLPFLPAR, from the coding sequence ATGGCTGACTCCCCGCGATCACTGCCGACCGGCCCCTACGACCTCTCGGCCAACGAGAACCCCTTCGCCCCGCTGCCGGGCGTGCTGGAGACCGTGCGGGAAGCGGCCTCCGGGGTGAACCGGTACCCCGACCCGGCGTGCACGGAGCTGCGGGCCGCACTCGCCCGCGGGTTACGGGTGCCGGCCGAGCGGGTGGCCGTCGGCGCGGGGTCCGTCGCGTTGATACGCGACCTGCTGGCGGAGTACGCCGCCGGGCCGGACGGCGAAGTGGTGTTCGCGTGGCGCGGCTACGAGGGTTACCGGGCGGCGGTACGGCTCGTGGGAGCCGTACCCGTGCCGGTTCCGCTGCGCGCGGACCGCCACGATCTGGCGGCGATGGCCGGCGCGGTCACCGAGCGGACCCGGGTGGTCGTCGTGTGCAACCCCAACAATCCGACGGGTACGGTCGTCGGCCGCAAGGAGCTGGACCGGTTCCTCGACCGCCTGCCCGGGAATGTCCTCGCCGTGGTCGACGAGGCCTACCGGGACTTCGCCGCCGGGCCCGACGCCCCGGACGCGGTCGGCACGGCGGGGCACCGGCCGGGCGTGGTCGTCGTGCGCACTTTCTCCAAGGCGTACGGGCTGGCCGGGCTGCGCGTCGGCTACGCGGTGGCGCACGAACCGGTGGCCGCCGCGTTGCGGGCACGCGCGCTGCCGTACGGGGTGAGTGCCGCGGCCCAGCAGGCGGCCGTCGCGTCGCTGGGCGCGCGTGAGGAACTGGACCGGCGGGTGGCGGGGCTCGTCCGGCGCCGGGCGCTGCTCGTCGACGGGCTGCGCGCCCTGGGGCTCCACGTGCCCGAGAGCCACACCAACTTCGTGTGGCTCGGCCTCGGCGAGCACACCGGCGCGTTCGCCGACGCCTGCCGGGAGGCGGGAGTGCGGGTCAAGGCGTTCCCCGGCGAGGGCGCGCGGATCACGGTGGGTGAGCCGGAGGCCGTCGAGCTGGTGATCGCGGCCGCGTCCCGGCTTCCGTTCCTCCCGGCCCGGTGA
- a CDS encoding metallophosphoesterase — protein MVARVAVLSDIHGVLPALEAVLDEPDVMGADLIVVTGDHAAGPQPVEVLDRLRALGDRAVLVRGNADRELAEMARGEFPVDQAWEIDLWAAEQLRAPDVAFLAELPHPVTLEVDGFGKVVFCHGTPRDDDEVVLVDTRLDRWAEVFAELPDDVRTMVCGHTHMPFMRLVDERLVVNSGSIGMPYGRAGASWALLHGGQVQLRHTPFDFDGAVERVARESGYHDCRAWAEHYVRAVTTDAEAVRTFGPRDGRTAS, from the coding sequence ATGGTCGCACGTGTCGCTGTCCTGTCCGATATCCACGGTGTGCTGCCGGCCCTGGAGGCGGTCCTGGACGAGCCCGACGTCATGGGGGCCGACCTGATCGTCGTCACCGGTGACCACGCGGCCGGTCCGCAGCCGGTCGAGGTGCTGGACCGGCTGCGCGCGCTCGGCGACAGGGCGGTCCTGGTGCGCGGCAACGCCGACCGGGAGCTCGCCGAGATGGCGCGGGGCGAGTTCCCCGTCGACCAGGCGTGGGAGATCGACCTGTGGGCCGCCGAGCAACTCCGTGCCCCGGACGTGGCGTTCCTGGCGGAGCTGCCCCACCCGGTGACCTTGGAGGTCGACGGTTTCGGCAAGGTGGTCTTCTGCCACGGGACCCCGCGCGACGACGACGAGGTGGTGCTCGTCGACACCCGCCTGGACCGGTGGGCGGAGGTCTTCGCCGAGCTGCCGGACGACGTACGGACGATGGTGTGCGGGCACACCCACATGCCGTTCATGCGCCTCGTCGACGAGCGCCTCGTCGTGAACTCCGGCAGCATCGGCATGCCGTACGGCAGGGCGGGCGCCTCCTGGGCCCTGCTGCACGGCGGGCAGGTGCAGCTGCGGCACACCCCGTTCGACTTCGACGGCGCCGTGGAGCGGGTGGCCAGGGAGTCGGGCTACCACGACTGCCGCGCATGGGCCGAGCACTACGTCCGGGCGGTCACCACCGACGCGGAGGCGGTCCGCACGTTCGGACCCCGGGACGGCCGGACCGCGTCCTGA
- a CDS encoding ATP-dependent carboxylate-amine ligase, with protein MSAPGLRSGRPTLLLVVSRRRRFTRHVLDRPDIDTVLLRPGTSTVEVPDGRPAFHLRAGVPAEEEAARYRRWLAALELPRPAFFCNPDEAAQPLAHRFAAAAGLPHLSPRQVRLATDKLAMKELFAAAGLPAARFRAVTSATEVKEFADRYGWPVIVKPAVSGSAVDTWKVDADRLAAVDLALRSRPDRRWIAEEYVRGTEHQLCALVHDGRVQDAYIAVNPAPMLDTLDGAMNADITLAPSEPEPVDGRAVAQRMCDALDLRAGYLHAEFFAGNGGSFVMGEMAARLGGAELPTSHGLSRGFDMLAATADVYVGRRPALAYTRDRSVGHLLLPARRGVVTGISSLAELTALPGVVCGALTAAVGDRLDPPRASNASSGHVHVEGENSGVVRERMARVLSRFRLEVAEAHP; from the coding sequence ATGAGCGCGCCCGGCCTCCGCTCGGGGCGTCCCACGCTGCTGCTGGTGGTCAGCCGGCGCCGGCGCTTCACCCGGCACGTGCTGGACCGGCCGGACATCGACACGGTCCTGCTGCGTCCTGGGACGTCCACGGTCGAAGTGCCGGACGGCAGGCCCGCGTTCCACCTGCGCGCGGGTGTCCCGGCGGAAGAGGAGGCCGCGCGCTACCGGCGGTGGCTGGCCGCCCTGGAGCTGCCGCGTCCGGCGTTCTTCTGCAACCCGGACGAGGCGGCGCAGCCCCTGGCCCACCGGTTCGCGGCGGCGGCCGGGCTGCCGCACCTGTCCCCCCGGCAGGTACGGCTGGCCACCGACAAGCTCGCCATGAAGGAGCTGTTCGCCGCCGCGGGCCTGCCGGCGGCAAGGTTCCGCGCGGTCACCTCGGCCACGGAGGTGAAGGAGTTCGCCGACCGGTACGGGTGGCCCGTCATCGTGAAGCCGGCCGTCTCCGGTTCGGCGGTGGACACCTGGAAGGTGGACGCCGACCGGCTGGCCGCGGTGGACCTGGCGCTCAGGAGCCGCCCGGACCGGCGGTGGATCGCCGAGGAGTACGTACGCGGCACCGAGCACCAGTTGTGCGCGCTGGTGCACGACGGCCGGGTGCAGGACGCCTACATCGCGGTCAACCCGGCGCCCATGCTGGACACCCTGGACGGGGCGATGAACGCCGACATCACGCTGGCGCCGTCGGAGCCGGAACCGGTCGACGGGCGCGCGGTGGCCCAGCGCATGTGCGACGCCCTCGATCTCCGTGCCGGTTATCTCCACGCCGAGTTCTTCGCAGGCAACGGCGGATCGTTCGTCATGGGAGAAATGGCGGCCCGTCTGGGCGGTGCCGAATTGCCCACGAGCCACGGCCTTTCGCGCGGATTCGACATGCTGGCCGCGACGGCGGATGTGTACGTGGGCCGCCGCCCGGCGCTGGCCTACACCCGTGACCGTTCGGTGGGCCATCTGCTGCTGCCGGCCCGCCGTGGCGTCGTCACGGGCATCTCCTCCCTGGCGGAGCTGACGGCCCTGCCCGGCGTGGTCTGCGGCGCGCTCACCGCCGCGGTGGGCGACCGGCTCGACCCGCCGCGGGCCTCCAACGCCTCCAGCGGCCACGTGCACGTCGAGGGGGAGAACTCGGGCGTCGTGCGGGAACGCATGGCCCGCGTACTGTCCCGTTTCCGGCTGGAGGTGGCCGAGGCGCATCCGTAG
- a CDS encoding inositol monophosphatase family protein translates to MGEVAVAEIERLAITVARRAATEIRATARRSYRVSRKSGPEDLLTEADLRAESVIMDLLSRARPGDAVLAEESGYRPGRTGVTWIVDPLDGTANFVRAAPHYAVSVAAVSGSGCLAAAIVRPADGQWMALRDGALDGDFTQDPPAVAAGARVAVALPYGAAELVEARAILSLVGQRYEVARTGSAACDLLRVATGALDAHISVALPWWDTAAGHGLVNASGRTVVHRRSPRRTRIDISGRPQVVRSLALLLAEHSHVSEDAA, encoded by the coding sequence ATGGGTGAAGTGGCCGTGGCGGAGATCGAACGGCTCGCGATCACGGTGGCGCGGCGTGCGGCGACGGAGATCCGTGCCACGGCCCGCCGGAGCTACCGGGTGAGCCGGAAGAGCGGCCCGGAGGACCTGCTGACCGAGGCGGACCTCAGGGCGGAGTCCGTCATCATGGATCTGCTGAGCAGGGCGCGGCCCGGTGACGCGGTCCTCGCCGAGGAGTCCGGCTACCGGCCCGGCCGCACCGGCGTGACCTGGATCGTCGACCCGCTGGACGGGACGGCGAACTTCGTGCGCGCCGCGCCCCACTACGCGGTGAGCGTCGCCGCGGTGTCCGGCTCGGGGTGCCTGGCCGCCGCGATCGTCCGGCCGGCCGACGGGCAGTGGATGGCCCTGCGCGACGGCGCGCTCGACGGTGACTTCACCCAGGACCCACCTGCCGTCGCGGCCGGCGCGCGGGTGGCCGTCGCGCTTCCGTACGGTGCCGCCGAGCTCGTCGAGGCGCGGGCGATCCTCTCCCTGGTGGGGCAGCGGTACGAGGTGGCGCGCACCGGCTCGGCGGCGTGCGACCTGCTGCGGGTGGCCACCGGTGCCCTCGACGCGCACATCTCGGTGGCGCTCCCGTGGTGGGACACGGCCGCGGGCCACGGCCTGGTGAACGCCAGCGGCCGGACCGTGGTGCACAGGCGGTCGCCGAGGCGCACCCGGATCGACATCTCGGGGCGGCCGCAGGTGGTGCGCTCGCTGGCGCTGCTGCTCGCGGAGCACTCCCATGTGAGCGAGGACGCCGCATGA
- a CDS encoding acetyl-CoA carboxylase biotin carboxylase subunit family protein, which yields MSGRQRNVLVIDHIGYHYYQDTDGRKFLPADANRVHLVTDIRKLDQARGDELAAVVGIPRGDDALLEAAALFHHGAGGHPVERVVAISEGLLLAAGRLRDKLGVPGPTEHQVLGYRDKVTMKDRLGEQGIRVPDYAPFTEGAALRLIARHGRVVAKPRRGESSAGIAFLDGPEDLRRFLADAEHAGVTPDAYEVEERIDGTLFHIDSVVSKGVPLAATAGRSIEETTSYRHLGAFRDVAVGPGRTLDRLLRFNRAVLACYPHFSGVTHHEVFLNADEVVFCEIGGRPGGGGIIPGFHSRTGVNLDEMAVLAHLGEEIPRPAPPADHLTGYALVYAAPGRLEADLTPPATDWIIDTQVRFQVGDVMPRPAGWHQAAATVTVRGRSEAEVTSRLDQVIDMLQDRLRGGSGDHG from the coding sequence ATGAGCGGCCGGCAGAGGAACGTGCTGGTGATCGACCACATCGGTTACCACTACTACCAGGACACCGACGGCCGGAAGTTCCTGCCGGCGGACGCCAACCGCGTCCACCTCGTCACCGACATCCGCAAGCTGGACCAGGCGCGCGGCGACGAGCTGGCCGCGGTCGTCGGCATCCCCCGCGGCGACGACGCGCTGCTGGAGGCCGCCGCGCTGTTCCACCACGGCGCCGGCGGGCACCCCGTGGAACGCGTCGTGGCCATCAGCGAGGGCCTGCTGCTGGCCGCGGGCAGGCTGCGGGACAAGCTGGGGGTGCCGGGACCCACGGAACACCAGGTCCTGGGCTACCGCGACAAGGTCACCATGAAGGACCGGCTGGGCGAGCAGGGCATCCGCGTCCCCGACTACGCGCCCTTCACCGAGGGCGCGGCACTGCGCCTGATCGCCCGGCACGGCAGGGTGGTCGCGAAGCCGCGGCGCGGCGAGAGCTCCGCCGGGATCGCCTTCCTGGACGGCCCCGAGGACCTGCGCCGGTTCCTCGCGGACGCGGAGCACGCGGGCGTCACCCCCGACGCCTACGAGGTGGAGGAGCGCATCGACGGCACCCTCTTCCACATCGACAGCGTCGTCAGCAAGGGCGTGCCGCTCGCCGCGACCGCCGGCCGGAGCATCGAGGAGACGACGTCCTACCGGCACCTCGGCGCCTTCCGGGACGTCGCCGTCGGCCCCGGAAGGACGCTCGACCGGCTGCTGCGCTTCAACCGAGCCGTGCTGGCCTGCTATCCGCACTTCAGCGGCGTCACGCACCACGAGGTGTTCCTGAACGCGGACGAGGTGGTCTTCTGCGAGATCGGTGGCCGCCCGGGCGGCGGCGGCATCATCCCCGGTTTCCATTCGCGCACCGGCGTCAACCTCGACGAGATGGCCGTCCTGGCCCACCTGGGCGAGGAGATCCCCCGCCCGGCGCCCCCGGCCGACCACCTCACCGGGTACGCGCTGGTGTACGCGGCGCCCGGCCGCCTGGAGGCCGACCTGACGCCGCCCGCCACCGACTGGATCATCGACACCCAGGTGCGTTTCCAGGTCGGCGACGTCATGCCGCGGCCCGCGGGCTGGCACCAGGCGGCGGCCACGGTCACGGTGCGGGGGCGGTCCGAGGCCGAGGTCACCTCCCGTCTCGACCAGGTGATCGACATGCTCCAGGACCGGCTGCGCGGCGGGAGCGGAGATCATGGGTGA
- a CDS encoding amidohydrolase family protein, with product MPHIQLYDCDTHFTDHLPELWSEIGFSPAEAPEVVTEAGSTRLRLGDRLFPRPSGPGHGNPKGLGHLIGPGEDEDRAVFMAKHGIAAAVLQPGFVGLSVQAVDDETARLRLFDGYNRLASRSCARSPLDLKWAFLASVEDPRWSEETLLRYAERERDENLVAVVVRPTGRTPSVRLNSPAVTPLLRTVARLGMPLFVHGGTGCFQWSPLADAYDDYAMTHAFGHMGEHMVALADLVTRPDGLPDGLRVVMLESGIAWIPSVLGRLTSHTKRLTGTVTTPTEVFRRHFAVVPEPDEEHVAWAVRQLGAGSVLFGSDYPHWDTVEAAGWLAGFSDLCPPERLAANTARFVPGLSGAAS from the coding sequence ATGCCGCACATCCAGCTCTACGACTGCGACACGCACTTCACCGACCACCTGCCCGAGCTCTGGTCGGAGATCGGCTTCTCCCCCGCCGAGGCCCCCGAGGTGGTCACCGAGGCGGGCAGCACCCGGCTCAGGCTCGGCGACCGGCTGTTCCCCCGGCCGAGCGGCCCCGGGCACGGCAACCCCAAGGGCCTCGGACACCTCATCGGCCCCGGTGAGGACGAGGACCGGGCCGTCTTCATGGCCAAGCACGGCATCGCCGCCGCCGTCCTCCAGCCCGGGTTCGTCGGCCTGTCGGTGCAGGCTGTCGACGACGAGACGGCCAGGCTGCGGCTGTTCGACGGCTACAACCGGCTGGCCTCGCGGTCCTGCGCCCGCTCCCCGCTCGACCTGAAGTGGGCCTTCCTCGCCTCGGTCGAGGACCCGCGGTGGAGCGAGGAGACCCTGCTCCGCTACGCCGAGCGCGAGCGCGACGAGAACCTGGTGGCCGTGGTGGTCAGGCCGACCGGCCGCACTCCCTCGGTCCGTCTCAACTCCCCCGCGGTGACGCCGCTGCTGCGGACGGTGGCGCGGCTCGGGATGCCGCTGTTCGTCCACGGGGGCACCGGCTGCTTCCAGTGGTCCCCGCTGGCCGACGCCTACGACGACTACGCCATGACCCACGCTTTCGGGCACATGGGCGAGCACATGGTCGCCCTGGCCGACCTGGTCACCCGGCCCGACGGGCTCCCCGACGGGCTGCGCGTGGTCATGCTGGAGTCCGGCATCGCGTGGATACCCAGCGTGCTAGGGCGGCTGACCAGCCACACGAAGCGGCTCACCGGCACCGTGACCACCCCGACCGAGGTCTTCCGCCGGCACTTCGCCGTTGTGCCCGAACCCGACGAGGAGCACGTGGCCTGGGCCGTGCGGCAACTCGGCGCCGGCTCCGTGCTGTTCGGCTCCGACTACCCGCACTGGGACACCGTCGAGGCCGCAGGCTGGCTGGCCGGCTTCTCCGACCTCTGCCCGCCCGAGAGACTGGCCGCGAACACCGCCCGGTTCGTTCCCGGCCTGTCCGGAGCGGCGTCATGA
- a CDS encoding nucleotidyltransferase domain-containing protein — protein MSTAESKVKAPELPPAVRDVVDGLAALPSVRSVRVAGSRARGNPTRPDSDWDILAYTDALPAPAELRRGLPPGAGSAGLSELHTANRGHPFEESEYTVPVSPRIDVCLRPLAHLRREEEQAARGAFTVHSYPKTAGGVPSYILLSEAALSAPVHGDVGAPACPDALVAAAVPWWRGRACCALLLAIDHVAAGETLGALEHVLAAATFLAHSRLISRGRWYPITKRLLGEAGAVDDGARERLAGLSAGGLTGAVVRQVADDLGLDVDDGLDWLARGEHMGPGQRRDPARIGNR, from the coding sequence ATGAGCACGGCCGAGTCGAAGGTGAAGGCCCCCGAACTCCCCCCGGCGGTCCGCGACGTCGTGGACGGCCTGGCCGCGCTCCCCTCCGTGCGGTCGGTCCGTGTCGCCGGCTCGCGCGCCCGGGGCAACCCCACCAGGCCCGACAGCGACTGGGACATCCTCGCCTACACCGACGCGCTCCCGGCCCCCGCCGAACTGCGCCGGGGGCTGCCGCCCGGTGCCGGATCCGCGGGCTTGTCCGAGCTGCACACCGCGAACCGCGGGCACCCGTTCGAGGAGTCGGAGTACACGGTCCCGGTCTCCCCCAGGATCGACGTCTGCCTCCGGCCACTCGCCCATCTGCGGCGGGAGGAAGAACAGGCCGCCCGTGGCGCGTTCACCGTGCACTCCTACCCCAAGACCGCGGGCGGCGTGCCCTCGTACATCCTGCTGAGCGAGGCCGCGCTCTCGGCCCCCGTCCACGGTGACGTGGGCGCCCCGGCCTGCCCCGACGCGCTCGTCGCCGCCGCGGTGCCGTGGTGGCGGGGGCGGGCCTGCTGCGCCCTGCTGCTGGCGATCGACCACGTCGCGGCGGGCGAGACCCTGGGCGCCCTGGAGCACGTGCTCGCCGCTGCCACCTTCCTCGCGCACTCCAGGCTGATCTCACGGGGCCGCTGGTACCCGATCACCAAACGCCTGCTGGGCGAGGCCGGCGCCGTCGACGACGGGGCACGCGAGCGGCTGGCCGGACTCTCCGCCGGCGGGCTGACCGGCGCCGTGGTGCGCCAGGTGGCGGACGACCTGGGCCTCGACGTGGACGACGGACTCGACTGGCTCGCCAGGGGCGAGCACATGGGCCCCGGGCAGCGCCGGGACCCCGCGCGTATCGGCAACCGCTAG
- a CDS encoding MFS transporter, translating into MTRERRSALLTRIGRPAQLQPFRERNFRYLWAGFAVSLLGDGMMFVALPWLVLSLSDTTTALAAIGVVMAVTALPAAILAGTWVNRYGARRVMLAGDLLRAGILASIGLLSLTDSLPTWYLYVGLAVFSAAEAAFVPAFNTMVQSLVRAEHLVGANSVDQIIRPLMWRLIGPALGGALVARSGADWVFVADALTFVVSFGFLLGVGAERGPLEQQEPGSLLAQSVDGFRYMWRQKWLLYAFAAGAVTVICVMGPWNVLVPFILHGDAAHGAETYGLVLAVGGVGQIGGAILVGGRSLDRWTLLWLYLAWGAMAGGLVGFAFDASLVPALIGSFVINAALAVSAVLWGALLQSAVSRAYVARMFGIDWALSQVLVPISYSLTGAFAGITSTGTTLLVAAVGGLICVPAVLVVRQARHIPEMRNP; encoded by the coding sequence GTGACCCGAGAGCGCCGGTCGGCGCTGCTGACGCGGATCGGGCGCCCGGCGCAGCTCCAGCCGTTCAGGGAGAGGAACTTCCGGTACCTGTGGGCCGGGTTCGCCGTCTCGCTCCTCGGCGACGGCATGATGTTCGTCGCCCTGCCGTGGCTGGTGCTGTCGCTGAGCGACACCACCACGGCGCTGGCCGCGATCGGCGTGGTGATGGCGGTGACCGCCCTGCCCGCCGCCATCCTCGCCGGCACCTGGGTGAACAGGTACGGCGCCCGCAGGGTCATGCTCGCCGGGGACCTGCTGCGCGCGGGGATACTGGCGTCGATCGGGCTGCTGAGCCTGACGGACTCGCTCCCCACCTGGTACCTGTACGTGGGGCTGGCCGTCTTCTCCGCAGCGGAGGCCGCCTTCGTACCGGCGTTCAACACCATGGTGCAGTCGCTGGTACGGGCCGAGCACCTGGTCGGCGCCAACTCCGTCGACCAGATCATCCGCCCCCTGATGTGGCGGCTGATCGGGCCGGCCCTCGGCGGCGCGCTGGTCGCGAGGTCCGGCGCCGACTGGGTGTTCGTGGCGGACGCACTGACCTTCGTGGTGTCGTTCGGCTTCCTGCTCGGGGTCGGCGCCGAGCGCGGGCCGCTGGAGCAGCAGGAGCCCGGGAGCCTCCTGGCGCAGAGCGTCGACGGCTTCCGCTACATGTGGCGGCAGAAGTGGCTGCTCTACGCGTTCGCGGCCGGAGCGGTGACCGTGATCTGCGTGATGGGGCCCTGGAACGTCCTCGTGCCCTTCATCCTCCACGGCGACGCGGCACACGGCGCCGAGACCTACGGGCTGGTGCTGGCCGTCGGCGGGGTCGGCCAGATCGGCGGCGCGATCCTCGTCGGCGGGCGGTCGCTGGACCGGTGGACGCTGCTCTGGCTCTACCTGGCGTGGGGCGCCATGGCGGGCGGGCTCGTGGGGTTCGCCTTCGACGCCTCGCTCGTGCCCGCGCTGATCGGGAGCTTCGTGATCAACGCCGCGCTCGCCGTCTCCGCGGTCCTGTGGGGGGCGCTCCTGCAGAGCGCCGTGTCACGCGCCTACGTGGCACGCATGTTCGGGATCGACTGGGCGCTGTCCCAGGTACTCGTGCCGATCTCCTACTCGCTGACCGGCGCGTTCGCCGGGATCACCTCCACCGGCACCACGTTGCTGGTGGCCGCCGTGGGCGGGCTGATCTGTGTCCCGGCCGTGCTGGTCGTCCGGCAGGCACGGCACATACCGGAGATGAGGAACCCTTGA
- a CDS encoding class I SAM-dependent methyltransferase translates to MTTPHTDGSTTAHRHWDEVWKTSGGRADWSTPDPWVADTLGLLRDRQVRDVLDLACGVGRHAVFLARSGFACRAVDASGTAIEQSRAAAEAAGVDVDLRIGPMNRLPYPDDHFDYVLAFNAVYHGDRDAVRGHVREIHRVLRPGGLYQLTMLSRRNHEHGKGIEIGPGAFVQPEATDDKVHPHFYCDAAELIAINRPAALLRAHDEEHAAPGSFHWHCLFELAGEAGGRE, encoded by the coding sequence ATGACCACACCGCACACGGACGGCAGCACGACGGCGCACCGCCACTGGGACGAGGTCTGGAAGACCAGTGGCGGCCGCGCCGACTGGTCCACACCCGACCCCTGGGTCGCGGACACCCTCGGCCTGCTGCGCGACCGGCAGGTACGGGACGTGCTGGACCTGGCGTGCGGAGTCGGGCGGCACGCCGTCTTCCTCGCCCGGTCCGGCTTCGCCTGCCGGGCGGTCGACGCGAGCGGCACCGCCATCGAGCAGAGCCGTGCGGCGGCCGAGGCGGCGGGCGTGGACGTCGATCTGCGGATCGGGCCGATGAACCGCCTGCCCTATCCGGACGACCACTTCGACTACGTGCTGGCCTTCAACGCGGTCTACCACGGCGACCGGGACGCGGTGCGCGGCCATGTACGCGAGATCCACCGGGTGCTGCGGCCCGGGGGCCTGTACCAGCTGACCATGCTCTCGCGCCGCAACCACGAGCACGGCAAGGGGATCGAGATCGGGCCGGGCGCCTTCGTGCAGCCCGAGGCGACCGACGACAAGGTGCATCCGCACTTCTACTGCGACGCCGCGGAGCTGATCGCGATCAACCGGCCGGCGGCGCTGCTCCGGGCCCACGACGAGGAGCACGCGGCCCCCGGATCGTTCCACTGGCACTGCCTGTTCGAGCTGGCCGGGGAGGCAGGGGGGCGCGAGTGA